Below is a window of Haloglycomyces albus DSM 45210 DNA.
GAGACTCCTCAGCACACTCCGGTCTGGTTCATGCGCCAAGCCGGGCGTTCTCTTCCCGAATACCGTGAGCTGCGGTCGGGCACGACCATGCTGGAGGCGTGCACTAACCCCGAAATGACCTGCGAGATCACACTGCAGCCGGTGCAGCGCTACGACGTAGACGCGGCCGTGTTCTTCTCCGACATCGTCGTACCGCTGGCGGCGGTCGGTATCGATATCGATATCGTTCCAGGAACGGGCCCTGTTCTCAATCAACCCTTCCGCACCGAGGCCGACCTCGAACGGCTTCGCAACCTGGACCCCTGCGACATCCCCTACATCACAGAAGCCATCGGTCTTGCCACAAAAGAGTTGGGCGACAAGCCTCTCATCGGCTTCGCCGGAGCGCCTTATACTCTGGCCTCCTACCTCATCGAAGGCGGACCGTCACGCGATTACCTGAACACCAAGACCATGATGCGTAACAACCCCGACCTGTGGAACAGGCTCCTGAACAAGTTGGCCGCAATCTGCGGCGAATTCCTCCGCGTGCAAGTGGAAGCGGGCGCGAGCGCGATCCAATTGTTCGATTCCTGGGCCGGAAGTCTCAGTAAAGCCGATTTCCGAACCTATGCCCTCCCCTACGCGGCTCAGGCCATGATGAGCGTCAGCGAAAGCACTCCGCGAACCTATTTCGGAGTCGGGACGAGCCACCTTCTGGAATCCATGCGGGATACGGGCGCGAGCGTTATCGGAGTAGATTGGCGCACCACACTTGACGAGGCGGCCGAAAGGCTTCCCGGAACCGTCCTCCAAGGCAATCTCGACCCCACGGTACCGTTCGCCGACACCGACATCATGCTTCAGGAAGCCGATAAGGTCCTTCAGGCGGGACAGGCGGCTCCCGGCCATATCTTCAATCTCGGGCACGGCGTTCACCCCACCACCAACCCCGACCAACTGAAACGCCTCGTCGACCACATTCATGAAACCACTCGACGTTGAGGAAGGAGTCAACGCCAGCCCACCCGCTGACGCCACCATTATGAATACCCAAGGACCCAAACGAATCCTGGTCATCGGCGGAGGCATCACCGGCCTCACCGCCGCGCATCGTCTCCGAGAGAACCTCGGTCCCGACGCCGACATCACCATCGCCGAGCACTCCGATCG
It encodes the following:
- the hemE gene encoding uroporphyrinogen decarboxylase; this translates as MDSTAAGTTTTSTSPYMAAARGETPQHTPVWFMRQAGRSLPEYRELRSGTTMLEACTNPEMTCEITLQPVQRYDVDAAVFFSDIVVPLAAVGIDIDIVPGTGPVLNQPFRTEADLERLRNLDPCDIPYITEAIGLATKELGDKPLIGFAGAPYTLASYLIEGGPSRDYLNTKTMMRNNPDLWNRLLNKLAAICGEFLRVQVEAGASAIQLFDSWAGSLSKADFRTYALPYAAQAMMSVSESTPRTYFGVGTSHLLESMRDTGASVIGVDWRTTLDEAAERLPGTVLQGNLDPTVPFADTDIMLQEADKVLQAGQAAPGHIFNLGHGVHPTTNPDQLKRLVDHIHETTRR